Proteins from a single region of Nitrososphaerota archaeon:
- a CDS encoding methyltransferase domain-containing protein has product MLGLIRPNNRQAVVDWEMDNSPRRWTEIQTIRDLEQSRAMRFRPELLPVLLDYFGLTRGMEVLEVGCGPGTMALYFSEGLAPGHVTGIDLENAFIRHAARKAIRAQISNVSFRVGDAYNLPFEKEAFDAVVSYTSVGVLTDPEKAVREMIRVCRPGGTVSLGEAVSGPWGMGFTGVDSLEVSDSFTGSRRFHQLTQKAERLRLSGPPSGIGSPRWPASSFMGLLHHLRLSQIRFNAWGYGRSPDDYRTTRTERRIIESALSERQLRIGAAHLSPEEYSELIRLTHSRDQWLRRHAACDWDAGLSIVVSGRKGGSLPRVRRGVGEGFRRKHAT; this is encoded by the coding sequence TTGCTTGGGCTGATACGTCCAAATAACAGGCAGGCTGTGGTCGATTGGGAGATGGACAACTCTCCTCGTCGTTGGACCGAGATCCAAACCATCAGGGACTTGGAACAGTCTCGGGCCATGCGCTTTCGTCCGGAGCTACTTCCTGTCCTCCTCGACTACTTTGGGCTGACTCGAGGAATGGAAGTCCTTGAAGTTGGTTGCGGGCCTGGGACGATGGCGTTATACTTCTCCGAGGGATTGGCCCCGGGGCACGTCACCGGCATTGACCTGGAGAATGCGTTCATCCGCCATGCAGCGCGGAAGGCGATAAGGGCACAAATCTCCAACGTCTCGTTTCGGGTGGGGGACGCCTATAACCTTCCATTTGAGAAGGAAGCATTCGATGCGGTTGTAAGTTACACGAGCGTCGGCGTGCTCACGGACCCAGAAAAGGCAGTCCGTGAGATGATCCGCGTCTGCCGTCCCGGAGGGACGGTGAGCTTGGGCGAGGCGGTGAGCGGCCCATGGGGAATGGGGTTTACGGGGGTCGACTCGCTCGAGGTTTCCGACAGCTTCACAGGTTCTAGAAGGTTTCACCAGCTCACTCAAAAGGCGGAGCGATTGCGCCTGTCTGGCCCACCCTCAGGAATCGGAAGTCCGCGGTGGCCCGCCTCGTCTTTCATGGGCCTACTGCATCATCTTCGTCTCAGCCAGATCCGTTTCAACGCTTGGGGGTATGGACGCTCACCTGACGATTATCGGACGACTCGTACGGAACGACGGATCATCGAGAGCGCGCTATCGGAACGCCAGCTGAGAATCGGCGCGGCACATCTGTCTCCAGAGGAATACAGCGAGCTGATAAGGCTGACCCACTCGCGAGACCAATGGCTTCGGCGGCACGCCGCTTGCGACTGGGATGCGGGATTGTCGATAGTAGTCTCCGGAAGGAAGGGCGGGTCCCTACCGAGGGTGCGCCGCGGGGTGGGGGAGGGTTTCCGCAGGAAGCACGCGACCTGA
- a CDS encoding PIN domain-containing protein encodes MKGSSYDTRFLIELFYADEADTREKVRRALLRSKPNYLSTAALSEIYKLTLEKEGRDVAELRANSLARDFRLVDVDKEVATQAALIKHKHGVPFADSLMASTARILNVPCYTDDPHFRGIDGVTLKWIR; translated from the coding sequence GTGAAAGGCAGCTCCTACGATACGAGATTCCTGATAGAGCTCTTCTACGCCGACGAGGCCGATACAAGGGAGAAAGTGAGGAGGGCTCTCCTGCGCTCGAAGCCCAACTACCTTTCAACCGCGGCCCTTTCGGAGATATACAAGCTGACCTTGGAGAAGGAGGGCAGGGATGTAGCCGAACTTAGGGCAAATTCCCTAGCAAGGGATTTCAGGCTCGTCGACGTCGACAAAGAAGTAGCGACTCAGGCTGCTCTTATCAAGCACAAACACGGCGTCCCTTTTGCCGACAGCCTAATGGCCTCCACGGCCAGAATCCTCAATGTTCCCTGTTATACAGACGATCCACATTTTCGGGGAATCGACGGCGTCACTTTGAAGTGGATTAGGTAG
- a CDS encoding AbrB/MazE/SpoVT family DNA-binding domain-containing protein, with protein sequence MTEEVVVTRKGQTTVPVKLREKYGIYEGTRLQVEDTGKGILFRKATGTLELIGSGSKRASVEEMKRLLDQMRAEEE encoded by the coding sequence ATGACCGAAGAAGTGGTGGTAACGCGCAAGGGCCAGACGACCGTGCCGGTGAAGCTGAGAGAGAAGTATGGAATCTACGAGGGGACGAGGTTGCAGGTCGAAGATACCGGGAAGGGGATATTGTTCCGGAAGGCGACGGGCACGCTTGAGTTGATAGGCTCAGGATCCAAGCGGGCTTCCGTCGAGGAGATGAAGAGGCTGCTGGACCAAATGAGAGCCGAGGAAGAGTGA
- a CDS encoding AAA family ATPase — MPRPRLSSAAGGVFGITGTPGTGKKSVAPLVAKKLGLPVHGLNDLARSYDLAAGSGDDLSVDTEALRARVSGGIELPAVIYGHLLPHAVDARSVVSVVVLRCEPGVLKQRLTRRGYPAPKLSDNLEAELIGLVSSEAFAAFGAKKTSEVDTTHAAPSEAAEAVVEAFGGTPRGTRVDWTLNYDSGPKLRALLSPS, encoded by the coding sequence CTGCCCAGGCCCAGGCTGTCTAGCGCCGCCGGCGGGGTCTTCGGGATAACTGGGACCCCCGGGACAGGCAAGAAATCAGTCGCTCCGCTCGTGGCGAAGAAGCTAGGGCTCCCTGTCCACGGTTTGAACGACCTCGCCCGCTCATACGACCTCGCGGCAGGCAGCGGTGACGACCTGTCAGTCGACACGGAAGCGCTTCGAGCGAGGGTCTCAGGGGGGATAGAACTCCCAGCGGTGATCTACGGCCACCTGCTCCCTCACGCGGTCGACGCGCGGTCGGTCGTGTCCGTCGTGGTCCTCAGGTGCGAGCCTGGGGTGCTGAAACAGAGGCTGACCCGGAGGGGATATCCCGCGCCCAAGCTGTCGGACAACCTGGAAGCTGAGCTCATCGGGCTCGTGTCTTCCGAGGCTTTCGCCGCTTTCGGGGCGAAGAAGACGTCGGAGGTGGACACCACCCACGCAGCCCCGTCAGAGGCCGCAGAGGCCGTCGTGGAGGCCTTCGGGGGCACGCCGCGCGGAACGAGGGTCGACTGGACCCTGAACTACGACTCCGGACCGAAGCTCAGGGCGCTGCTTTCGCCGTCCTGA
- the msrA gene encoding peptide-methionine (S)-S-oxide reductase MsrA, giving the protein MPGTETATFGSGCFWCSEAVFSELQGVIRVLPGYAGGTVPNPTYDEVCTDVTGHAEVAQITFDPSAISYRELLEVFFSTHDPTTLNRQGADVGTQYRSVIFYSDARQKKEADETIAELTREGVFRNPVITEVAPLAAFYPAEDYHREYFRRNPSKPYCQAVIAPKLAKFRSHWKAKLKAAQAQAV; this is encoded by the coding sequence TTGCCTGGCACTGAGACGGCCACCTTCGGGAGCGGTTGCTTCTGGTGCTCCGAAGCGGTGTTCTCAGAGCTCCAGGGGGTCATCAGAGTGCTCCCAGGCTATGCGGGAGGGACCGTCCCCAACCCGACCTATGACGAGGTCTGCACCGACGTCACCGGCCACGCAGAAGTGGCGCAGATCACCTTCGACCCCTCTGCCATTTCCTACCGCGAGCTCCTCGAGGTCTTCTTCTCTACCCACGACCCCACCACCCTCAACAGGCAGGGGGCCGACGTAGGGACGCAGTACAGGTCCGTCATCTTCTACTCTGACGCCAGGCAGAAGAAGGAAGCCGACGAGACTATCGCCGAGCTCACCAGGGAGGGAGTCTTCAGGAACCCCGTGATCACCGAAGTGGCCCCCCTCGCGGCCTTCTACCCGGCTGAAGACTACCACAGGGAGTACTTCAGGCGGAACCCCTCCAAGCCGTACTGCCAGGCTGTGATAGCCCCGAAGCTGGCGAAGTTCAGGTCCCACTGGAAGGCGAAGCTGAAGGCTGCCCAGGCCCAGGCTGTCTAG